The Paenibacillus sp. FSL R7-0204 genome includes a region encoding these proteins:
- a CDS encoding TspO/MBR family protein, with protein MTRTNPYKWGNLLLFLGVIAVNTLSVVLPLGGNSTAEISDRYHTYLTPAGYAFSIWSLIYLLLAGFIIYQFRSDTGGRDSVRRIGIWFMLSCIFNMGWLLLWHYLYIELSLVAMVLLLLSLIVIYRKTRYIADPTTGENWLVKLPFSLYLGWISVATIVNVSVVLVKNNWDGFGLSAPFWAVIMLSVGAVLAVLVSYPYRDSIYPLVFVWAYIAIAIEHKATNEVYFTGLVAAGLLLLYSIWLLLTPRRSRSRYLIR; from the coding sequence ATGACTAGAACTAATCCTTATAAGTGGGGGAATCTGCTGCTCTTCCTCGGCGTCATTGCCGTCAATACCCTTTCAGTCGTCCTGCCGCTTGGCGGGAACAGCACCGCCGAAATCTCGGACAGGTATCATACGTACCTCACACCGGCCGGATATGCTTTTTCCATCTGGTCCCTGATCTATCTGCTGCTGGCCGGATTCATTATTTATCAGTTCCGCAGCGATACCGGGGGCAGGGATTCCGTCCGGCGGATAGGGATCTGGTTCATGCTCAGCTGTATCTTCAATATGGGCTGGCTGCTCCTCTGGCATTATCTGTACATTGAGTTATCGCTGGTGGCGATGGTGCTTCTGCTGCTCTCCCTGATCGTCATTTACCGCAAGACCCGCTACATTGCAGATCCCACGACTGGCGAGAATTGGCTCGTGAAGCTACCATTCAGCCTCTACCTCGGCTGGATCTCGGTAGCCACCATTGTCAATGTCAGCGTTGTGCTGGTGAAGAATAACTGGGACGGCTTCGGACTCAGCGCCCCGTTCTGGGCAGTCATCATGCTCAGCGTCGGTGCTGTGCTGGCTGTGCTGGTAAGCTACCCGTACCGGGACAGCATCTATCCGCTCGTCTTCGTCTGGGCTTACATCGCCATCGCTATCGAGCATAAGGCCACGAATGAGGTGTATTTCACCGGCCTGGTTGCAGCAGGACTACTCTTGCTCTACAGCATCTGGCTGCTGCTGACTCCGCGCCGTTCCCGTAGCAGGTACTTGATTCGCTAA